In one Steroidobacteraceae bacterium genomic region, the following are encoded:
- a CDS encoding biopolymer transporter ExbD — translation MSMSVGSPDDGDEGKAMSEINTTPLVDVMLVLLIIFLITVPVITQTVKVDLPKAVNIPTQTKPENITIAIDAAGNVYWNARLVSDRLQLLEEVKRVAVLQPQPEVHIRADKSTRYEAVGRVIYTVQRGGIVKLGFITEPDRGIRGTRF, via the coding sequence ATGAGCATGAGCGTAGGTTCACCGGACGATGGCGATGAAGGCAAAGCGATGTCGGAGATCAATACGACTCCGCTTGTCGACGTCATGCTGGTGCTGTTGATCATCTTCCTGATCACTGTTCCGGTCATTACCCAGACGGTCAAGGTCGACCTGCCCAAGGCGGTCAATATCCCGACCCAGACCAAGCCGGAGAACATCACCATTGCCATTGACGCGGCGGGCAACGTCTACTGGAACGCTCGCCTGGTTTCGGACCGGTTGCAATTGCTCGAGGAAGTCAAGCGGGTGGCTGTGCTGCAGCCGCAGCCCGAGGTGCATATCCGTGCCGACAAGTCGACGCGGTATGAAGCCGTGGGCCGGGTGATCTACACAGTGCAGCGCGGCGGCATCGTCAAGCTCGGGTTCATCACCGAACCCGATCGCGGCATCCGTGGCACCCGCTTCTGA
- a CDS encoding energy transducer TonB yields MAAYAQDTSFFSRRGLVFLAVVGFHVLMVWALASGLARKVVQVIAQPLETDIIDEIEKQDEPPPPPPPELERPPVEVPPPDIQINIPMETSTSTAITDVTDKPVPKAPPPPPPPKARKAPSLDVRRSPSTDDYYPPTSKRLEEEGVVTVNACVDASGRTSGATVEKSSGFGRLDEAAVKWANRARWKPGTEDGQPVAMCQAFNVRFKLTN; encoded by the coding sequence ATGGCGGCATACGCACAAGACACTTCATTTTTCTCGCGGCGCGGTCTGGTCTTTCTCGCCGTTGTCGGTTTTCACGTCCTGATGGTGTGGGCCCTTGCCTCGGGGCTAGCGCGCAAGGTGGTCCAGGTGATCGCGCAGCCGCTCGAGACCGACATCATTGACGAGATCGAAAAGCAGGACGAGCCGCCGCCACCGCCGCCACCCGAACTCGAACGCCCGCCGGTCGAAGTGCCGCCACCGGATATCCAGATCAATATCCCGATGGAGACCTCCACCAGCACGGCTATTACCGACGTAACGGACAAGCCGGTGCCCAAGGCGCCGCCGCCGCCACCGCCGCCCAAGGCACGCAAGGCGCCGTCCCTCGATGTGCGGCGATCCCCGTCCACGGATGATTACTACCCACCGACCTCCAAGCGTCTCGAGGAAGAAGGCGTGGTCACGGTCAACGCCTGTGTCGACGCAAGCGGTCGTACCTCGGGCGCAACGGTCGAGAAGTCGTCGGGTTTCGGCCGCCTCGATGAAGCCGCAGTCAAATGGGCCAATCGGGCGCGCTGGAAGCCTGGCACGGAAGACGGACAACCAGTCGCCATGTGCCAGGCATTCAATGTACGGTTCAAGCTGACCAATTAA
- a CDS encoding biopolymer transporter ExbD — MSMSVGSDSGDDSMVDINTTPLIDVMLVLLIMFIITLPIMTHAVKLDMPRGDNPPPPVRPEVIDIEIDFDGTIVWNGTPISGIAALDGYFSQESDKDPQPELHIRPDKRARYDAVAKVLASAQRNRMLKIGFVNTAEFGF, encoded by the coding sequence ATGTCGATGTCTGTAGGTAGCGATAGTGGCGACGACTCAATGGTGGATATCAACACCACGCCACTGATCGACGTGATGCTCGTGTTGCTCATCATGTTCATCATCACGCTTCCCATCATGACGCATGCGGTCAAGCTCGATATGCCGCGCGGCGACAATCCTCCGCCGCCCGTCAGACCCGAGGTCATCGACATAGAAATCGACTTCGACGGCACGATCGTCTGGAATGGCACTCCGATCAGTGGCATCGCGGCGCTCGATGGCTATTTCAGCCAGGAATCGGACAAGGATCCACAACCGGAATTGCACATTCGTCCGGACAAACGTGCCCGTTATGATGCTGTCGCCAAGGTATTGGCTTCCGCGCAGCGCAACCGGATGCTCAAGATCGGCTTCGTAAATACGGCCGAATTCGGCTTCTGA
- the ilvD gene encoding dihydroxy-acid dehydratase: MKRKKRSKDKHDPRHYSALVVDGVKQTASRAMLRAVGFNDDDFARPQIGIASTWANVTPCNMHIGDLASRAERGANAAGGKALVFNTITVSDGISMGTPGMRYSLVSREVIADSIETVVGAEGFDGFVAIGGCDKNIPACAMAIARLNRPAVFVYGGTIRPGAGHTDIVAVFEAVGSFAAGRIDHNELTRIERVAIPGPGSCGGMYTANTMASAVEALGLSLPGSSAQEAVSEAKRADCERAGAAVVAMVRSGLKPRDILSRRSFENAFTVAVALGGSTNAVLHLLAIAHEAGVRLTLDDFARIGKRVPVLADLRPSGRYLMSELIAIGGIQPLMKELLARGLLHGECLTVTGKTLAENLASSSHYPQQQEIVQPFDRPIKKDSHIVILYGNLAPEGAVAKITGKEGLRFCGRARVYSGEESATAAILGGKVKAGDVVVIRNEGPRGGPGMREMLSPTGAIMGRGLGDKVALITDGRFSGGSHGFVVGHITPEAAVGGPIACLRNGDRITIDAVERRIDVALSRAQMRERRKSLGKAAPPAPRGVLGKYAATVSSASRGAVTT; the protein is encoded by the coding sequence ATGAAGCGCAAGAAAAGAAGTAAAGACAAGCATGACCCGCGGCATTACTCGGCGCTCGTCGTCGATGGTGTCAAGCAGACCGCGTCGCGCGCAATGCTGCGGGCCGTCGGGTTCAATGACGACGATTTCGCACGGCCACAGATTGGCATCGCATCGACTTGGGCTAACGTCACGCCCTGCAATATGCATATCGGCGATCTCGCGAGCCGAGCGGAGCGTGGCGCGAATGCGGCGGGCGGCAAGGCACTCGTATTCAATACGATTACCGTTTCGGACGGCATCTCCATGGGTACGCCGGGCATGCGTTATTCGCTGGTCTCGCGCGAAGTCATCGCCGATTCCATCGAAACGGTCGTCGGCGCGGAGGGTTTCGACGGTTTTGTCGCAATAGGCGGCTGTGACAAGAATATTCCCGCCTGCGCGATGGCGATCGCGCGCTTGAACCGGCCGGCCGTATTCGTATATGGGGGCACGATACGACCCGGCGCCGGCCATACCGACATCGTGGCCGTATTCGAGGCAGTCGGCTCTTTCGCCGCAGGTCGTATCGATCACAATGAACTGACACGCATCGAGCGTGTGGCGATCCCGGGGCCGGGCAGCTGCGGCGGGATGTACACCGCAAACACAATGGCATCGGCGGTTGAGGCGCTGGGCCTCAGCCTGCCCGGCAGCTCCGCGCAGGAAGCCGTGAGCGAGGCCAAGCGGGCGGATTGCGAGCGTGCCGGCGCGGCTGTCGTTGCGATGGTCAGGTCCGGCCTCAAGCCGCGGGATATTCTCAGCCGTCGGTCATTCGAGAACGCCTTTACAGTCGCAGTCGCGCTCGGCGGATCGACCAATGCCGTTTTGCACCTGCTTGCGATCGCACACGAGGCGGGAGTTCGCCTGACCCTCGATGATTTTGCGCGCATCGGCAAGCGCGTACCGGTCCTGGCAGACCTGCGCCCGAGTGGCCGTTACCTGATGTCCGAACTGATTGCCATCGGCGGTATCCAGCCATTGATGAAAGAGCTTCTGGCACGCGGCCTGCTGCATGGCGAATGCCTGACCGTGACCGGGAAGACGTTGGCGGAAAACCTGGCCTCGAGCAGCCACTACCCGCAGCAGCAGGAGATCGTGCAGCCTTTTGATCGACCCATCAAGAAAGACTCGCATATAGTTATTTTGTATGGAAATTTGGCGCCGGAAGGCGCCGTCGCAAAAATCACGGGCAAGGAAGGATTGCGTTTTTGCGGGCGCGCCCGGGTGTACTCGGGCGAAGAGAGTGCCACCGCCGCCATCCTGGGCGGTAAGGTCAAGGCCGGCGATGTCGTCGTCATTCGTAATGAAGGCCCACGCGGCGGGCCCGGCATGCGCGAAATGTTGAGCCCCACGGGTGCCATCATGGGCCGAGGCCTCGGAGACAAAGTGGCTCTCATTACGGATGGGCGTTTCTCCGGCGGTAGCCATGGGTTCGTGGTCGGCCACATCACGCCCGAGGCGGCGGTTGGCGGCCCGATCGCCTGCCTGCGCAATGGCGATCGCATAACCATCGATGCGGTCGAACGCCGTATCGACGTTGCGCTCAGTCGGGCGCAAATGCGTGAACGCCGCAAAAGCCTAGGAAAAGCAGCACCGCCGGCACCGCGCGGCGTCCTCGGCAAATATGCTGCGACGGTTTCAAGTGCATCCAGGGGCGCGGTCACGACTTGA
- a CDS encoding TonB-dependent receptor, which translates to MTRIRFGLALASQLLASLFSQVTIAQEGTASSGSLLEEITVTAQRRTEKLQDVPLAITAVTDAQLSQLNITEAIGIAPLIPNALTFNNTGLGTANGYYIRGLGNTESIATFDPPVATYIDDIFVSRQNANNFGLFDVERIEILRGPQGTLFGRNTTGGAVIIRLRKPSPEFGGYMEAGFGQFGRFRMRGTVDLPISDRVLSKLSFYSVKDDGYVWNPVTNEDGINDRKSIGVHGDLRFLLSDSATWDLGVEYGKDDGANLLNFSSSGGPQQAPGIATAAIANIAARCPPGVGATSSRFTCTGMRSDQSTLVGRFTGNKQNYPLGNEVKNVALTSNVQLKTGLGEFNFITGYRKLQQDFALDFFNGTPAPFVGFPTGGFVIANEGEHKQISQEIKLVGTLGERITHTSGLFYFKEDNHTDFGDLFFLALGGGTIPFPLILEDRILDNTAKAIAAYSQWDFNLNDRWQLTVGGRWTDEDKEIEFTSNANPALAAPSAVTRVNSANIAATRVGSTNPTTSAGSTAPFIPLSQSTSQFTPRVALKFNTSENTNFYLSATNGFKSGGWNARGTFPGAILPFDPEKAWSYELGTRSTLADGRVLINLTAFFLDVKDLQTPSAINGPTGPTFITQNFADMENKGIEGDIRFQPVDDLELGLTFGFQSAEYTNLDPLIAAQQQACLAALQSGGSTANLCAAGIVDPQGKIAEPVRVPDTVTGLAKYRFHIGDRLTLTPSIVAQHVGANNVGTSGTPISLVGSYTVFNAGIQLANEDAGWTVQANCSNCTNEDQIVSVLAELPYIQDPRRWSINFNYRFGDRR; encoded by the coding sequence ATGACCCGAATACGATTCGGCCTGGCTTTGGCCAGCCAACTCCTCGCGAGTTTGTTCTCCCAGGTAACGATCGCACAGGAAGGCACAGCGAGCAGCGGCAGCCTGCTCGAGGAAATCACTGTAACGGCACAGCGACGTACCGAAAAATTGCAGGACGTGCCTCTGGCCATTACGGCTGTGACGGATGCACAGCTCAGCCAGCTCAACATTACCGAGGCGATCGGCATCGCCCCGCTCATCCCGAACGCCCTGACGTTCAACAACACCGGTCTTGGTACCGCCAATGGCTACTATATTCGTGGTCTTGGCAACACCGAATCGATCGCCACCTTCGACCCGCCGGTCGCGACCTATATCGACGACATATTCGTCAGCCGCCAGAACGCCAATAACTTCGGGCTGTTCGACGTCGAGCGCATCGAGATCCTGCGCGGACCACAAGGAACGCTTTTCGGCCGCAACACCACCGGGGGCGCGGTCATTATCCGCCTTCGCAAGCCGTCGCCGGAATTTGGCGGCTACATGGAAGCCGGCTTTGGCCAGTTCGGAAGGTTTCGCATGCGCGGCACCGTTGATCTGCCGATTTCGGATCGGGTGCTGAGCAAGCTCTCGTTCTATTCCGTCAAGGACGACGGCTATGTGTGGAACCCGGTCACCAATGAAGACGGCATCAACGATCGCAAATCGATCGGTGTACATGGCGATCTGCGATTCCTGCTGTCGGACTCGGCCACCTGGGACCTCGGCGTCGAATATGGCAAGGACGACGGCGCAAACCTGCTCAATTTCTCAAGTAGCGGCGGTCCGCAGCAGGCACCCGGCATCGCCACGGCGGCGATAGCGAATATCGCCGCTCGCTGCCCGCCGGGCGTCGGCGCCACCAGCTCGCGCTTTACCTGCACCGGTATGCGCAGCGATCAGTCCACGCTGGTTGGCCGTTTCACCGGCAACAAGCAGAATTACCCCCTGGGGAACGAGGTAAAGAACGTTGCGCTCACCTCGAACGTTCAGCTGAAGACGGGACTGGGTGAATTCAATTTCATCACGGGTTATCGCAAGCTACAACAGGACTTTGCGCTCGACTTCTTCAACGGCACACCGGCGCCCTTCGTTGGATTCCCGACCGGGGGGTTCGTCATTGCAAATGAGGGTGAGCACAAGCAGATCTCGCAAGAGATCAAGCTGGTCGGTACCCTGGGTGAGCGAATTACCCACACTTCCGGGTTGTTCTATTTCAAGGAAGACAATCACACGGATTTCGGCGACCTGTTCTTCCTGGCGCTCGGCGGGGGCACGATTCCCTTCCCGCTCATACTTGAGGACCGCATCCTCGACAATACGGCCAAGGCGATCGCTGCCTATTCGCAGTGGGACTTCAATCTGAACGATCGTTGGCAATTGACCGTGGGCGGGCGCTGGACGGATGAGGACAAGGAAATCGAATTCACCTCAAACGCGAATCCCGCGCTTGCGGCACCTTCGGCGGTCACCCGGGTCAATTCCGCGAATATAGCGGCCACCCGAGTCGGATCGACCAACCCGACGACCTCGGCGGGCAGCACCGCGCCGTTCATACCGCTGTCGCAATCAACCAGCCAGTTCACGCCCCGGGTCGCGTTGAAGTTCAATACCTCCGAGAACACCAATTTCTACCTGTCTGCGACCAATGGCTTCAAGTCGGGTGGCTGGAATGCCCGCGGCACTTTTCCGGGCGCCATCCTGCCGTTCGATCCGGAAAAAGCCTGGTCATATGAACTGGGGACGCGCTCCACGCTGGCCGATGGCCGGGTGCTGATCAACCTCACGGCCTTTTTCCTCGATGTCAAAGACCTGCAGACGCCATCGGCAATCAATGGTCCGACAGGACCGACCTTCATTACTCAGAATTTCGCCGACATGGAAAACAAGGGTATCGAGGGTGACATACGGTTCCAGCCTGTAGACGATCTCGAGCTGGGACTGACTTTTGGCTTCCAGAGCGCTGAATACACGAATCTCGACCCACTGATCGCCGCTCAGCAGCAGGCTTGTCTGGCGGCATTGCAATCGGGCGGTTCGACAGCCAATCTGTGCGCGGCCGGCATCGTCGACCCGCAGGGCAAGATTGCCGAGCCGGTGAGAGTGCCCGACACGGTAACTGGGCTTGCCAAATATCGTTTCCACATTGGTGACCGACTGACCTTGACGCCCTCCATCGTGGCGCAGCATGTCGGCGCCAACAACGTCGGTACGAGCGGCACGCCCATCTCCCTGGTCGGTTCCTACACGGTCTTCAATGCGGGCATCCAGCTCGCGAACGAGGATGCCGGGTGGACCGTTCAAGCCAACTGCAGCAACTGCACCAACGAGGACCAGATCGTGTCGGTTCTTGCCGAGTTGCCCTATATCCAGGACCCGCGCCGCTGGTCCATCAATTTCAACTATCGATTCGGCGATCGCCGCTAA
- a CDS encoding class I SAM-dependent methyltransferase: MPGNELMFERRVLPRFMAANGRPPATSTEVRQLMTQDGYYQFWSATQRLSQEMMWSAVADSVEQTDATLATRADESASRRTRPLGSLRLDSGLPIPRYHVAADIHLQPGGYHSDRGAGDVASGALYERALSIYQPDSPGLLHDGMGRFLSDWYARQFAERRPERILDMGCGIGNNSVAWARRYPEADLQAIDVAAPMLRYGHQRSQELGIAVNFSQQNAEQTDFATASFDLVLSHIMLHETSRLALGNILRECHRLLRPGGIMLHLEIPRGDTPFEKFMYNWETYNNNETFAGYLTEADLAAHAVQAGFAPDATSLIGADPGAGKTRHLYSRSFRWKILCAQR; encoded by the coding sequence ATGCCCGGCAACGAACTGATGTTCGAGCGCCGCGTATTGCCGCGCTTCATGGCGGCAAACGGTCGGCCACCGGCAACGTCAACCGAAGTACGCCAGCTCATGACCCAGGATGGCTACTACCAGTTCTGGAGCGCGACCCAGCGTCTGAGCCAGGAAATGATGTGGTCGGCCGTGGCCGACTCCGTCGAACAGACCGACGCCACTCTCGCGACGCGCGCGGATGAGTCTGCATCGCGACGAACGCGGCCGCTGGGGAGTCTGCGACTCGATTCCGGACTGCCGATACCACGCTACCACGTCGCCGCCGACATTCATCTGCAACCGGGCGGCTACCACAGCGACCGAGGTGCCGGTGATGTCGCTTCCGGCGCCCTGTATGAACGCGCTCTCAGCATCTACCAGCCGGATTCGCCCGGCTTGCTTCACGACGGCATGGGTCGATTCCTCAGCGACTGGTACGCACGACAATTCGCCGAACGGCGGCCCGAGCGAATTCTCGACATGGGCTGCGGGATAGGCAACAACAGCGTCGCATGGGCACGACGCTATCCCGAGGCAGACCTGCAGGCAATCGACGTTGCCGCTCCGATGCTCCGTTATGGCCATCAGCGAAGCCAGGAGCTCGGGATCGCCGTTAATTTCTCGCAGCAAAATGCAGAACAAACGGATTTTGCCACGGCGAGTTTCGATCTCGTGCTCTCGCACATCATGTTGCATGAAACCTCGCGTCTGGCGCTGGGCAACATTCTGCGCGAGTGCCACCGATTGCTGAGACCCGGCGGTATCATGCTGCACCTTGAGATCCCGAGGGGCGATACACCGTTCGAGAAGTTCATGTACAACTGGGAGACTTACAACAACAATGAGACCTTCGCCGGCTATCTGACCGAAGCTGATCTTGCGGCGCATGCAGTGCAAGCGGGTTTTGCGCCTGATGCAACCTCGCTGATCGGTGCCGACCCGGGTGCCGGGAAGACCCGCCACCTCTACTCGCGGAGCTTCCGGTGGAAAATCCTCTGCGCGCAGCGCTGA
- a CDS encoding isochorismatase family protein encodes MTESLQENYARGGFGKSLQPGRQLALVVIDFVRAYLVPGSPLYAGVESARAAAVELLQAARRAAIPIIHTNVSFQRGGRDGGVFFRKVPALACFEAGQHPELAAFAEGLEPRPDETVITKQYASAFFGTTLASTLTALGVDTVLIAGVSTSGCIRASAVDCCQHGFVPIVVRDAVGDRASGPHEANLFDLQAKYAEVVDLRHVLQLLANRQ; translated from the coding sequence ATGACTGAATCCCTGCAAGAGAACTATGCGCGTGGCGGCTTTGGCAAATCGCTCCAACCTGGCAGGCAGCTGGCGCTGGTCGTAATCGATTTTGTTCGCGCCTACCTGGTGCCCGGATCGCCGCTCTATGCCGGTGTCGAGTCGGCTCGTGCCGCCGCCGTCGAGCTGCTGCAAGCTGCGCGCCGCGCCGCGATACCCATCATCCATACGAATGTTTCGTTCCAGCGTGGCGGGCGCGATGGCGGCGTGTTCTTTCGCAAGGTGCCGGCGCTTGCCTGTTTCGAGGCAGGGCAACACCCGGAGCTCGCTGCTTTCGCCGAAGGTCTCGAGCCACGACCGGATGAGACCGTCATCACCAAACAATATGCCAGCGCATTCTTCGGTACCACCCTGGCATCGACCCTGACCGCCCTCGGAGTCGATACGGTGCTGATTGCCGGCGTATCCACCAGTGGTTGCATTCGCGCGAGCGCGGTCGACTGCTGCCAGCATGGTTTCGTGCCGATCGTCGTTCGCGATGCCGTCGGCGATCGCGCGAGCGGACCGCATGAGGCCAACCTGTTCGACCTGCAGGCCAAGTACGCAGAGGTCGTCGATTTGCGGCATGTACTGCAACTGCTGGCAAACCGGCAATGA
- a CDS encoding tetratricopeptide repeat protein, giving the protein MQRALLTGKLFRSSVLATMLAALAIFAVTTQPAQAQKKATVSKALAKPLKAAQDAMGKKDWPTARAKLREAEAMSGRSDFDDFTINEMIGYVAVRQGQYGEAAEALEKSFNSPHFDKAQTASRLNALSQLFYQVKNYGKSIEYGNRAIRGGTADEDMYTLVGQAYYVTKDYKNTIRLLGGYTSDVAKRGRTPKEQHLQLVLSSCINLKDNACVTDSLEKLVAYYPKEDYWQNLVASLFASTGNDDRLLLNVFRLAVEVNAMRRPEDYTEMAQLAIEKGSPGEAQSVLETAFARKVFTDKREIDKNQRLLDQAKKLAATDKASLKKVEAEAAGAKSGEAAVRVGQAYLSYGDYAKASALIQQGIGKGGIKNAEETQLLLGIAELKNGQKADAIKAFKAINGSDSYKRIGNLWALHAG; this is encoded by the coding sequence ATGCAAAGAGCTTTACTGACAGGAAAGCTGTTCCGATCGTCCGTCCTGGCGACCATGCTGGCGGCGCTGGCAATTTTTGCCGTAACCACACAGCCGGCACAGGCGCAGAAGAAGGCCACGGTCAGCAAGGCGCTGGCGAAACCCCTCAAGGCGGCTCAGGACGCCATGGGCAAGAAAGACTGGCCGACCGCACGCGCAAAGCTGCGCGAGGCCGAAGCCATGTCCGGGCGCAGCGATTTCGATGATTTCACGATCAACGAAATGATCGGCTACGTCGCCGTGCGTCAGGGCCAGTACGGCGAAGCCGCCGAAGCGCTCGAGAAGAGCTTCAACTCACCGCATTTCGACAAGGCACAGACTGCCTCCCGTCTCAATGCACTCTCGCAATTGTTCTACCAGGTCAAGAACTACGGCAAGTCCATCGAATATGGCAACCGCGCCATCCGCGGCGGCACCGCGGACGAGGACATGTACACGCTTGTTGGCCAGGCCTACTACGTCACCAAGGACTACAAGAACACCATACGCCTGCTGGGCGGCTACACGAGCGACGTCGCCAAGCGCGGCCGCACGCCCAAAGAGCAGCATTTGCAGCTCGTCCTCAGCTCCTGCATCAACCTCAAAGACAATGCCTGCGTCACGGACTCGCTGGAGAAGCTGGTCGCGTACTATCCGAAGGAGGACTACTGGCAGAATCTGGTTGCATCCCTGTTTGCTTCGACCGGCAACGATGACCGTTTGCTCCTGAACGTGTTTCGACTGGCTGTCGAAGTCAATGCAATGCGCCGGCCGGAGGACTACACGGAGATGGCGCAGCTTGCCATCGAGAAAGGCTCTCCAGGCGAGGCCCAGTCAGTCCTCGAAACCGCATTTGCACGCAAGGTGTTCACGGACAAGCGTGAGATCGACAAGAACCAGCGCCTTCTGGACCAGGCCAAGAAACTCGCGGCGACGGACAAGGCAAGTCTGAAAAAGGTGGAAGCGGAAGCCGCAGGAGCCAAGTCCGGTGAAGCGGCTGTGAGGGTTGGACAGGCTTACCTGAGCTATGGTGATTACGCCAAGGCCTCGGCGTTGATTCAGCAGGGCATCGGAAAAGGTGGCATCAAGAACGCCGAGGAAACCCAATTGCTGCTTGGAATTGCCGAGCTGAAGAATGGCCAGAAAGCTGATGCCATCAAGGCATTCAAGGCCATCAACGGCAGTGACAGCTATAAGCGCATTGGTAATCTCTGGGCACTACACGCCGGTTGA
- a CDS encoding MotA/TolQ/ExbB proton channel family protein has translation MAMLPVFSIAEEIMQHSEDTAVVDNPYGLQALWEQGDFVAKGTLIILVIMSFFSWYIIATKLWDQRKLRQASKRVEKQFWNAGSVKEAVEKLPKGDAFRLMAEDGLRAASHHEGRLTDRIDLHEWITMSLQRAGEGINSHLQGGLSFLATVGSTAPFVGLFGTVWGIYNALIAIGISGQASIDKVAGPVGEALIMTAIGLFVAVPAVMGYNWLLRRNKGIQESVKHFTGDLHAYLVSGARVAAEGGSGGARAAAPAAKR, from the coding sequence ATGGCAATGCTGCCCGTTTTTTCAATAGCAGAGGAAATCATGCAACACAGTGAAGATACTGCAGTCGTAGACAACCCATATGGCCTGCAAGCCCTTTGGGAACAAGGCGATTTTGTCGCAAAAGGCACGCTGATCATTCTGGTGATCATGTCGTTCTTCTCCTGGTACATCATCGCCACCAAGCTCTGGGACCAGCGCAAGCTGCGCCAGGCGAGCAAGCGCGTCGAGAAGCAATTCTGGAACGCGGGCTCGGTCAAGGAGGCCGTCGAAAAGCTCCCGAAGGGCGACGCATTTCGGCTGATGGCCGAGGATGGCCTGCGGGCAGCCTCGCATCACGAGGGCCGGCTGACGGATCGCATCGATCTTCACGAGTGGATCACCATGTCGCTGCAGCGCGCTGGCGAGGGCATCAACTCGCACCTGCAGGGTGGCTTGTCCTTCCTCGCGACCGTCGGCTCCACCGCACCCTTCGTCGGGCTGTTCGGCACCGTTTGGGGCATTTACAACGCGCTGATCGCCATAGGCATCTCAGGCCAGGCGAGCATCGACAAGGTCGCGGGTCCCGTCGGTGAAGCGCTCATCATGACGGCAATCGGCCTGTTCGTCGCGGTGCCTGCGGTCATGGGTTACAACTGGTTGCTGCGTCGCAACAAGGGCATCCAGGAATCCGTCAAGCACTTCACCGGCGACCTGCACGCCTATCTGGTCAGCGGTGCACGAGTTGCTGCCGAAGGTGGCTCCGGCGGTGCGCGCGCAGCGGCACCAGCGGCCAAGCGGTAA
- a CDS encoding class I SAM-dependent methyltransferase, with protein MSRRLHRHAMCPRLQHDDNARQDFVRGLRAHLSSRVMPGVYKLYSARAEPRFMARHGRKPQDEQEVRNLMLEDGYYQFWSALQRRSQELLWESVIEPLERDLPQLTDLARQLAASGKRVGTLKLNPALVIPPYHRNADIHLQPGGYHQDQQPDDIAAGAIYDAGINIYLNGALGTNNDLMGDVLVGFLRQRAAQFDPRRILDLGCAIGNSTLCWKREFPQAHVHGIDIGAPVLRYGHARAEALAVPIHFSQQNAEGTDFPDRHFDLVVSHIMLHETSRSAIGRIFRECHRLLRPGGMMLHLEIPRGSNPVERFMHNWESFNNNETFARFVTHVDWPAEVTDAGFPASGMQVLDYRQEISAAQGNYAQSFAWKIIAALR; from the coding sequence ATGAGCCGCCGCCTGCATCGCCATGCCATGTGCCCTCGATTACAGCACGATGACAATGCACGGCAGGATTTCGTGCGCGGCTTGCGCGCACATCTATCGAGCCGGGTCATGCCGGGTGTGTACAAGCTGTATTCGGCCCGTGCGGAGCCACGATTCATGGCGCGCCACGGGCGCAAACCGCAGGATGAGCAGGAAGTGCGCAACCTCATGCTCGAGGACGGCTACTATCAATTCTGGAGCGCATTGCAGCGGCGCAGCCAGGAGCTGCTTTGGGAGTCGGTGATCGAGCCGCTGGAGCGTGACCTGCCGCAGCTTACCGACCTCGCCAGACAACTCGCCGCGAGTGGCAAGCGAGTCGGAACACTAAAGCTCAATCCGGCTCTGGTCATCCCGCCCTACCATCGCAACGCGGACATACATCTGCAGCCGGGCGGTTACCATCAGGACCAACAGCCGGACGATATCGCGGCCGGCGCGATCTACGACGCCGGAATTAACATTTACCTGAATGGCGCGCTCGGGACGAATAACGACCTCATGGGCGATGTGCTGGTCGGATTCCTCCGCCAGAGGGCTGCGCAATTCGATCCGCGGCGCATACTCGACCTGGGTTGCGCCATAGGCAATAGCACGCTGTGCTGGAAGCGAGAATTTCCCCAGGCGCACGTGCATGGAATCGACATCGGCGCGCCGGTACTTCGCTACGGGCACGCGCGCGCCGAAGCATTGGCCGTTCCAATCCACTTCAGCCAGCAGAACGCCGAGGGCACCGATTTTCCCGATCGGCATTTCGACCTCGTGGTTTCGCACATCATGTTGCACGAGACGTCGCGTTCGGCCATCGGACGCATCTTCCGCGAGTGCCACCGGCTGCTGCGACCAGGCGGCATGATGCTGCATCTGGAGATTCCGCGGGGTTCGAATCCCGTGGAGCGTTTCATGCACAACTGGGAAAGCTTCAACAACAACGAAACGTTTGCGCGATTCGTGACTCATGTCGATTGGCCGGCGGAAGTCACCGACGCAGGCTTTCCAGCAAGCGGGATGCAGGTGCTCGACTACCGACAGGAAATCAGCGCAGCGCAAGGCAACTATGCACAAAGCTTCGCCTGGAAAATCATCGCAGCACTGCGCTGA